Within Caulobacter segnis, the genomic segment ATCAACAGCCTGGATGACGGAAAAGCGACAGCCCGGACGACACCGTCTTCGGGGCGCCCGTCGGAGAGTGTCGGAACTTTGCGCCGGAGAGGGAGAAGATGGTGCCTGGGGCCGGAATCGAACCAGCGACACGCGGATTTTCAATCCGCTGCTCTACCAACTGAGCTACCCAGGCATCTTCGGCTTTGGCGGTGGAAACCGCCTCGGCGACCCGCCGTGAAGCGAGGAGCCGGGTCTATAAGTGAGGCCGAACGGGAAGTCCAGCGCCCTTTTTCATTCTCTGTGGATGTCTTCCGAGAGGGGATTTTCGTCGTCGTCATCGCCCCCTTCGACGACATAGCGACCGCTCAGCCAGCGCTGCAGGTCGACGTCCGCGCAGCGCTTCGAGCAGAAGGGACGGAAAGCCGTTTCGACCGGCTTGCCGCAGATGGGGCAACCCGTGCTCATGTGGCGGACACCTCGATATGATCGACCGGCAGGTCCGATCGGGATTCGACGACGAAGCGGCGGCCCAGGCGCTCGGCGACGCCGGCGTCCAGCTCGGCCGCGAAGGCCTCGGCGACAGCGGGCGCGCAGCGGACCGTCAGGCGGCCGCCGGGGTCAGCCCGCCCTTCCCGCTCCAAGGCCCGGGCCAGCCGCCGCGCGACGTGGCGGGGATTCGGCGCCCCGCGTTCGCTCAACAGCCGGTCCAGAACCGGCGGCGCGCGGCGCGGCACGATCATCTCCAGCGTGCCGAACTTGCTGATCGCCCCGATTCCCACACCGGGGTTATCCGGCGCGAAGGCGTTGCGGGCGGCCGTGGTCAGGGCCTGGCCGTCGTGGCCGCGACCAACCAGGTCGAAGACGATGATTCCGCCCAGACCCTTCAGGCGCAGGACCCGCGCGGCGACGCTCAGGGCCGCCATGTTGGCCTGGCGCGCGGCGCGCTTCGAATCGCTGGATCTCGCGCGCGCCCAGGTCGACGTCGACGGCGGTCAGGGCTCGGGTGGTCTCCACGGCGATGTCGCCACCGCCCGGCAGGGCGAAGAGGGTGGCCAGGGCGTCGGCCTCGGCCTCCTCGACGGCCGCCAGCGCCTTGTCGCCGGTCGTGGGCGATCCGGCCTTCACATGATGGCGTAGCCGCTCCTCGATCGTCGGGGCCAAGGTCAGCACGCGCGGCTCGCCCTGCCCTTCCCCGACGAAACGGGCCACGGCGGCCTTGCCGGCCCGCGAGGCGGTCTTGATCTCGATCTCGACCAGCCCCCCCTCGATCAGCGCGGGCATGTCGGGCTTCAGCGGCAGGATCACGTCCTGGCCGCCAGGCAGCTGGACGAAGGCCGAGGCGAAGGCCTTCTCGATCTTCCTGACGCGGGCGACGCCGCGCACGCCCTCGGCGTCCAGCGGATCGTCCGAGGGCCACTCGACGAACAGCCGCTCGGGCCGGCCGTCCAGGGTCACGACGCCGACGGTCTCGCCGACGCCCTTGTAGAGGTATGCGCGGCGCTCGCTCATGGCTGTTCGCTCTTGCCGCGGTAGCCTAGTCCCGTGAGCAGGTTCAGGGTCTCGTACAACGGCAGGCCCACGACGCTGGGATACGAGCCCTGCAGGTCGGTGATGAAGCCACCCGCCAAGCCCTGGACGCCATAGCCGCCGGCCTTACCCCGCCACTGGCCGCTGGCGACATAGCCGTCGCGCTCGGCGTCCGAGAGGCGCTTGAAGCCGACCTTGGTCTCGACCAGGCGCGAAGCTTCGCGGCCGTCCGGGGCGACCAGGGCGACACCTGTCAGCACCTTGTGGTTCCGACCCGACAGCAGCTTCAGGCAGTAGAGGACATCGGCCTCAGTCTCGGCCTTGGGCAGGATGCGCCGGCCGACGGCGACCACCGTGTCGGCGGCCAGCACGAAGTCGCCCGGCGCGCGGGCCGCGACCACGCGCGCCTTCTCCAGCGCCAGGCGCAGGGCATGGCGGCGCGGAGTCTCGTCGCGCAAGGGAGATCTCGTCGATGTCGGCGGGGTCGACCCGGTCGGGCGTAACGCCGACCTGGGCCAGCAGGTCGAGGCGCCGGGGGCTCGCGCTGGCCAGCACCAGCGCCGGCCCGGCGGCCGCTTGGGCGGCCGTCTCGGGAGCCATCGGCGTCCTACTTGAAGCGGTAGGTGATACGGCCCTTGGTCAGGTCGTAGGGGGTCATCTCGACCAGGACCTTGTCGCCGGCCAGCACGCGGATGCGGTTCTTGCGCATCTTGCCGGCGGTGTGGGCGATGATCTCGTGATCGTTTTCCAGCTTCACGCGAAACGTGGCGTTCGGCAGCAATTCGCTGACCGTACCGGGAAACTCGAGCAGTTCTTCCTTAGCCATCAGGCCTCTCAAAGGGACGAATCGGACAGCCGCGAGCCCCCGCCTGACATCGAGTCAGAACGAGGCCTTTCGCGGCGAGGCGCCTCTATAGCGCATTCACCCCCCAAACGTCGATGGCGCCCCGAAACGTTGCTTGATCTGTGCGGCCAGGGCGTCGCGCACCTCGCGATAGGCTTCCAGCCGCGCCTCGCGCGAGCCGTCGACCAGGGTCGGATCGTGGGTCGGCCAGTACTCGATGGCGACGGAGCGATCCCGCGACAGCTCCACCGCGCGGTGCTGGGCCTCTGGGGTCAGGGATACGACGACGTCGAAGCTGTCGTCCTCCAGCTCGGCGAAGGTCTTGGGCTTGTGGTCGGAGACGTCCAGGCCCAGCTCATCCATCACCACCACGACGAAGGGGTCGATCCCCTCCCCCGCCGGATCCGGCTTCAGGCCACACGAGTCGACGAACGCCTGCTTGCCGTAGAAGCGCTTGAACAGCCCTTCGGCCATGGGCGAGCGCACACGGTTGTAGTTACAGCTGAACAGTACGGCGTCCGGCAGCTCCCCCACGAGCTCAGCCTCGCCAGTGCAGCGCGCAGATCAGGGTGAACAGGCGGCGGGCGGTGTCGAGATCGGTCTTGACCTTGCCGTCCAGCCGCTCGCGCAGCAGGTTCGAACCCTCGTTGTGCAGGCCGCGCCGGCCCATGTCCAAGGCCTCGATCTGTTGAGGGGTCGAGTTCCGGATCGCCGAGTAGTAGCTGTCGCAGATCATGAAATAGTCCCTGATCACGCTCCGGAACGGTGACAGCGACAACAGATGACGGCGCTCCCACCCTTCGTTCTCAGGGCCCTGCCCGCGGATGTCGAAGGCCAGTCGATTCTCGATCAGCGACAGGCGGATGTCATAGGGACCGCCCGGCGCGTCGGCCGGCTCGAAGTAATTGCCTTCCAGCAGGTCGAAGATCGCGACCTGGCGCTCCTGCTCCTGGTCGCGCGAGGCGGCCGCGAGGCTGTCTTCGTCGATCTCGATCGACTTGATCTTGTGGCTGGCGCGGTCGTCGGTGCTCATCTGACGCGGGAGGTTCGCGCGTCAGTCGCCAGAAGGCAACCGCACGGATGCGGAGAGGGCGTGGGCGGGCAGCCCTTCGGCCTTGGCCAGGGCCACCGTGTGCGGTCCTAGGATCCCGAACGACGCCGTGTCGCACTTCACGATCGAGGTGCGCTTGATGAAGTCGTAGATCGACAGGCCCGACTGGAAGCGCGCAGCGCGGCTGGTCGGCAGCACGTGGTTCGAGCCGGCCACGTAGTCGCCGATCGCCTCGGGCGTCACCCGGCCCAGGAAGATCGCGCCGGCGTGGCGGACGCGGTCCGACAGCCGCTCGGGATCGTCCATCGCGAACTCGACGTGCTCGGGGGCGATGGCGTCGACCAGGGCCGGGCTCTCGTCCAGCGGGGCGATGATCACCGCGCCGTGGTCGCGCCACGAGGCGGCGGCGTCCTCGCCGGTGGCTAGGGTCTTGAGGCGCTCGGTCACGGCCTGCTCGACGGCGGCGGCGAAGGCCGGATCGTCGGTGATCAGGATCGACTGGGCGGCCGGGTCGTGTTCGGCCTGGCTCAGGAGGTCGGCGGCGATCCAGTCGGGATTGTTCTTGTTGTCAGCGACCACGACGATCTCGGAGGGACCGGCCAGGGCGTCAATGCCGACGACACCATAGAGGCGGCGCTTGGCGGCGGTGACATAGGCGTTGCCGGGGCCGACGATCTTGTCGACCGGCTGAATGGGTCCGGCTCCATAGGCCAGGGCGGCGACGGCCTGGGCCCCGCCCACGCGCCAGATCTCGGTGACGCCGGCTTCCTTGGCGGCGGCCAGCACGGCGGGTTGCAGCTTGCCGGGCGGGGTGACCATGGCGATGCGGTCGACGCCGGCGACCTGGGCGGGCACGGCGTTCATCAGCACGGTGGAGGGATAGGCCGCCCGGCCGCCGGGGACATAGACGCCCACCGCTTCCAGTGGCGTCCAGCGCCAGCCCAGTGCGACGCCGGCCTCGTCGGTCCAGGCCTGGTCGACCGGCCGCTGGCGGCTGTGATAGGCGCGGATGCGAGCGGCGGCGAAGGCGATGGCCTCGCGCACGTCGGCGGGCGTGTCGGCCCAGCCCTGCTCGATCTCCTCCGGCGTGACGCGGATCGTCTGAGCGGTCAGCTCGACCTTGTCGAACTTGCGGCTGTAGTCGAGCACCGCCTCGAGGCCATGGGTCTTCACCGCGTCCAGCACCGTCGCGGCGGCGGCATCGACATCGGCCGGCGAGCCGCGACGCTCGTCGAGGAAGGCCTTGAAGGTGGCATGGAAGTCGGGGTCGGTGAAGGAGAAGCGGCGCATTGGGTCTAAATGCGGTAATTTTACCGGCAAGCAAGTGAGAAAGCCTGGAAACGGGCAATCCCTTTCGTGTCATCCCGGCTGCAGCGAAGCGGAGAGTCGGGACCCAGGGGCGATCGCGGTGCGGCGGCCCCTGGGTCCCGGATAGCCTCTGCGAGGCTTCCGGGATGACACGCATTGGATTGGCGGAAAGCCTATGCCTTGGAGCTCCGCATCATCACCCCGTACACCGTCGCCGCGATCGCCAGGCCCACGAACCAGGCGTAGGTGTAGAGCCCCATCCAGAACGCCCCCACGCCGCCGAACAGGTGCGGCGCGGCGGCCGCCAGGAAGCCCGGCAGGTTGGGCAGCACGCCCAGAACCAGGGCCGTGACCGCCGCCGGATTCCAGCCGCCCCGGTACGCATAGTCGCCATCCTTGGCGTAGAGGTCGTCCACCGCCAGCCGGGCCTTCCGCACGATCCAGTAGTCGACGATCAGGATCCCGGCGATCGGCCCCAGCAGCGCGCCATAGCCGACCAGCCACGTGAAGATGTAGCCCTGGGTGGTCTCCAGGAGCTTCCAGGGCATGATCAGCACGCCGATCCCGGCCGTGATCCAGCCGCCGGTGCGATAGCTGATCTTGCTGGGCCACAGGGCCGAGAAGTCGTAGGCCGGCCCGACCAGGTTGGCGGCGATGTTGCAGCACACCGTGTCGAGACTGATGATCAGCAGGCCCACGACCACCGCGATCCCGCCGATGTCGCCGGCCAGTTGCACCGGGTCCCAGATCGCCTTGCCGAACACGATCGTCGTGGCCGAGGTCGTCACCACGCTGACCAGGGCCAGCAGGCCCATCGGCGCCGGCAGCCCCACGGCCTGGCCGATGATCTGATCGGACTGCTGGCGCGCGAACCGCGTGAAGTCGGGGATGTTCAGGGCCAGGGTCGCCCAGAAGCCGACCATGGCCGTCAAGGCCGGGGCGAAGGCGCTCCAGAACTGGCCGGCCTTGGGCCCGCCTTCGACGAAGGCCGAAGGCTGGTGCAAGATCGGCCCCAGGCCGCCGGCCTTGCTGACCGCCCACCAGACCATCAGGCCGCAGATCAAGATTTTGATCGGCGCGGTCCAGGTCTCCAGCTTGCGCACCGCCGTCAGCCCCTTGGTGACGAACAGGAGCTGGACGCCCCAGAAGGCGAAGAAGGACAGCAGTTGGCCCAGGCCAATGCCCAGTAGCGATAGCGGCGCGCCCTCCAGCTTGCGGCCGACGATGACGCCCAGCAGGGTGAGCAGAGCCCCGCCGCCGATCCAGGTCTGGATGCCGTACCAGCCGCAGGCGACGATCGCTCTTGCAACAGCCGGGACCCGAGCGCCCTTCCAGCCGAACGAGGCCCGGGCCAGAACCGCATAGGGCACGCCCCAGCGCGCGCCGGCGTGGCCGATCAGCAGCATCGGGACCAGCACGACCAGATTGCCCAGCAGCACGGTCGCCACCGCCTGCCCCGCCGACATCCCCTGCTCGATCAGCCCCGAGGCCAGCATGTAGGCCGGCACGCAGATGACCATGCCCAGCCACAGCGCCGCGAAGTGCCGCCAGCGCCAGGTGCGCTGCTCCTGGCTGGTCGGGGCCAGATCCTCGTTCCACAGATCGCTGTCGGGGGCGCGCATGCGGCGAAGCTTAGGAGGGGTTCGCCCTTCCTGGCAATCGACGGAACGCCGTTCGGTGGCTTCAGCCCAGCGCCGCGGAGGTGATCGCCACCACCCCGGCCCAGAACATCAGGCACAGCGCCACCGCCGTGACCCGCGCCCAGTCGAAGCGGAGCCCGCCCCGCGACACCGGCATGTCCGGCCTGGCGATGTCGCATGAAGCGAAAACGGTCGAGTAGGCTGACCTTCTGGCCATCGAGGCGTCCCTAACGAGCGCGCTTCTGTCGGGCGCGTGACGTTAACTTAACAGCACTCGCGCCGCAGGCGAATTGGCCGGCCGATCACTAGAGCGTGGGACAAAACCGCGGCATTCGCTCTGCCTACGGAAAGATCAGAAGAAAGACGCCGCTCAACCTCTGAGCAGGCGCCCAATTCTTAGTCCGCGTGTCCCGGCGTCCGAGGCGTGGCCCAAGGGTCGGAGACGTCGGCCAGGGCCACGTCCAGGCACTCGACCGACACCCGCATGTCGCCGCCGCCCGCGAAGGTCAGGGTGACGACGCCCGCCGGCGCCTCCTCGGCCGGCTCGAAGCCGATCGACAGCAACTCGACGATCGCGCCCTTGGCGTCGCGGCGCAGGTTGCGCGCCTGGACGCCCGAGACGTCGCCGAACTGCAGGGCCGAACGCACGCGCTCGCCCGTCCGCCCCTCGCCTTCCCAGCGGAAGCGGTTGCAGGCGATCGTCAGGGTGCGGCTCTGCGCGTCCCAGCGGATGTCGCCGATCTTGGCGACGGCGTCCTGCAGGGCGGCCGACAGCACGGAGAGGTCGTCGGCGTCCTGGGCCAGCAGGCGCAGTGGCTTGCTCGGTTTCGCCATGGCCTAGAGCTCCGGCTCGCCGTCGCCGACGATGCGGCGGACCTGGGCCCCGCAGGCGCCCAGCTTCTCTTCCAGGCGCTCGAAGCCGCGATCCAGGTGATAGATGCGGCTGACCGTGGTCTCGCCGCGGGCGACCAGGCCGGCGATCACAAGGCTGACCGAGGCGCGCAGGTCGGTGGCCATGACCTCGGCGCCTTCCAGCTGGGCGACGCCGCGCACGCGGGCCTCGCCGCCCGAGACCGAGATGTCCGCGCCCAGGCGCATCAGCTCGGGGGCGTGCATGAAGCGGTTCTCGAAGATGGTCTCGCGGATGCGGCTCTCGCCGTTCGCGGTCGTCATCAGCGCCATGAACTGCGCCTGCAGGTCGGTGGCGAAGCCCGGGAACGGCGCGGTCTCGATGTCGACGGCATTCAGGCGCTCGCCGTTGCGGCGGATGATGCAGCCATCGGCGGTCTCCTCGACGCCAGCGCCGGCTTCCTTCAGCTTTTCCAGCAGGGCGTCGATCAGGCCCGGACGGGCGTTGGTCAGGCGGACCTCGCCGCCGGCCATGGCGGCCGCGACGGCGTAGGTGCCCATCTCGATCCGGTCGGGGATCACCGCGTGGCTGGCCCCCTTCAGGCGGGGCACGCCGGTGATGGTCACGGTCGGCGTGCCGGCGCCCTGGACCTTGGCGCCCATGGCGTTCAGGCATTCCTGCAGGTCGACCAGCTCGGGCTCGCAGGCGGCGTTGTGGATGACGGTCGTTCCGTCAGCCAGGACGGCGGCCAGCATGGCGTGCTCGGTCGCGCCCACCGACACGAACGGGAAGGTGATTTCCGCGCCCTTCAGGCCGCGCGGGGCCTGGGCGTAGACGTAGCCCTCATGCAGGTCGATCTTGGCCCCCAGCGCCTCCAGCGCCTGCAGGTGCAGGTCCACGGGGCGCGCGCCGATGGTGCAGCCGCCGGGCAGCGAGACCTTGGCCTGGCCCGAACGGGCGACCAGCGGGCCCAGCACGTTGAACGAGGCGCGCATCTGGCGCACCAGGTCGTAGGGCGCGAAGCCGCTGGTGATCTCCGGCGCGTGCAGGATGGTCTGCTGGCCGTCGGGACCGTCGCTCTCGGTGACACTGACGCCCAGGCGCGTCAGCAGCTTGCCCAGGAACCGGGTGTCGGCCAGGCGCGGCATGTTCGTCAGGCGCAGCGGCTCGTCGGTGAGCAAGCTGGCCGCCATCAACTTGATGGCCGAGTTCTTGGCGCCGCTGATCGGGATCGATCCGTTCAGCCGCGCGCCGCCGGTGATGGCGATGCGATCCATTAAGGTCCCTCGAACGCGCGGGGGTGGGGGCGCCGCGCGGCTCACATGTGAGGGGGGCGTTCTATCCGTTGCAAGAGGGGTTGCAAGGGCTCGCCCCATATTTGGCCCCACTAAATCGGCCCCTCAGAGGGGCGCGGACAGATCGTAGGAGCGCTCGTCGCCGGGCCAGCGCAGATCGTGGGTCGTGCTGGCCAGGTCCAGGGCCACCTGCGCCAGGTCGAGCGCCTTGCGCGTCGCCGCCAGGCCGTCGCGGCCGAAGGCGGCCTTGCCATGCTCGGTGTCGAACTGGCCGCCGTCGCCGGTCAGCCGCACGGCGACCGCCCAGTCCACGCCGTCCGGATTCGGGAAAGGCGCGGAAAGCTCGAGCACCAGCGCGACCCGGCTTCCGTCGCGGTGACTTATCCCCAGCAAGTTTCGAACGGCGCTATACGGCGTCGGCGCCGCGCGCGCCGCCGCGCTGGCCGGGTCGGATTCGCCAGAAGTTCCGCGCGCCGCGGCTTTTCGCTTGCGCAGGTTGGTTCTGAGGGCCTCGGCCAGCTTGGCCTCGCGCGTAGATTTGTCGTCGCTGATCGGCATGCGCCGGGGGTGCGGCGACAAAGTTGTCCGGTCAAGGCGATTTTGGGCTTGGCGTTCGCGATTCTCCTCGCTATACGCCCCCTCCTCGTCGCCGCCGTAGCTCAGTGGTAGAGCGCATCCTTGGTAAGGCTGAGGTCGGCAGTTCAATCCTGCCCGGCGGCACCATGGGGGTCCAAGCACAGCTTGGACCCCCGCCAATACGACGAGAACCCCGCTTCCTGAAAATACGCGCATGCGAAAACGGACGCCCGTCTGGACGTCCGTTCGCGACTTCGCGGCGCTACAGATCACGGCGCGCGCGAAAGGAGGACGTCGTTTCCGACGCCCTCCTCCCACGCGATGGGCGGAAATCCGCCTGGCTCGTCCCTACTGGCGGACGAACGTCTCCTGGTAGGCCTTGGAGCGGCCCTCGGGCGACTTGCCCACGCCGCGACGCACCAGCGTCTTGCCGTCGGGCCGGAAGGTCCAGAATTCGCCGACGATCACGTCGCCGTCCTTCATCTTCAGGATCTGGAACTCGTCCGGCCCCAGTTGCTTGACCGACACCTGGTTGAAGCGCGCCTGGTCGTTGAAGATGGCGGGCGTACCGTCCAGGCTGGTCAGATAGTCGGTCTTGAACTCGCGGCCGCCGGTGGTGTTGACCGAGTGGTACTCCAGCTTGTTGTCGCCGAACTTCAGATTGATGGTCAGCTTGAAGCCCTTGGGCAGGTTACCGTCGCTCCAGTAGGACTTCTCCTCGACCGAGACCCAGGCCCCGTCGTGCGGGTTGGCGGCCAGAGCCTGGCCGGCGGTCATCAGCAGGGTCGCGCCCAGGACGGCGGGCAGCAGGGATCGTTTCAGCATCTTGGCGTCTCCGAAGGTCTAGAAGGGTGTGCGGGCTTCAAGGTTCTTTTCGACCTCGGCCCGGGTGGTCCACAGGGTGCGCAGGGTGTTTTCCGAGAGGTGCTTGAGCTGATCGGCGCGGTGCTTGGAGCCAGGCTGGCTGGCGTTGCCGTAGCTCATCAGGCCGACGGCCTTGATGGGGGTGGAGAACTCGACCATCGACACCCAGGTCTCGCCGTGCTGCGGCAGGCGCCGGCCGTCCTTAAGCGGTCCCCAGGTGATGGTGCGGAACAGGCCCGTGTTGCCGAAGCCGCCGTTGCCCGGCAGGTCGACATCGTCGATGGCGAAGCGCGAGACCTCGCCGAACGGGCGGTCGATGGCCCCGTACTTGGCCTTGGCCTCGGCGATGGCCGCCTTCAGGAACTCGACTGCCTTGGCTGGATCGGCGACGCCGTTGGGCGTCGAGATCGGATCGGCCGGCGACCATTTGACCTTGTAGTTGGCCTGGACCAGGAAGTTGTTGGGCGAGAACTTGGCCGCCCAGGTCTCAAACAGCAGGGCCGCGCGGCTGTCGCCGGTGGTCTGGCGGTCCCAGCCCTTCAGCAGCGCCACGGCGGCCTGCACCTCCGGATCCGGATCGCCCTGCGCCGCCGCGATCAGGTCGGGCAGCACGCGGTCAGCCATCAGGGTGTGGTGCGAGTGCTTGCGGGCGACGAAGTCCTCGAACGACAGCTTGGCCTTGTCGGCCAGCAGGTGCGTGGACTGCTGGGCCCGTAGCGACATGGGCCCGTTCGGCGCCACATAGGGCGGGAAATCCTCGTAGCGGATCGCCTGCGGCCAGGTCGACACCCAGGGCGGGTCGTTGGCGTTCTGGACGAAGCCACTGGCCGGGTCGGTGACCTTGGGCAGGTCGTCATAGGACAGGATGTCGGTCCACAGCGTGGCCGAGGTGTCGCCCGGCACGAAGCCGTTCCAATAGGCCAGATCGCCCTTGTCGTGCTTGGGCAGGATGCCGTTGTCCAGGAACTGGATGTGGCCTTCCTTGTCGGCGTAGACGATGTTGAACTTGGCTACCTGCAGTTTGCGCAGCGCCTTCTCGAATTGGGCGAAGCTCTTGGAGAGGCCCATCTCCCAGTATTGGGAAAGGCCGCCGGGACGATCCAGGCCGGCGACCCGCAGGGCCACCGTCTTGCCGTCGGGGCGCTCGAACACCGGCCCATGGACCGACGAGCGGATGGTCAGGGTCTCGGTCCGCAGGGCCCCGTCGGCGCCCTTGATCTTGAAGCTGGCTTGGCGGGTCTGGAACGGCAGCACCTTGCCGTCGAACACGTAGCCGCCGTCGGCCAGCTTCAGCTCGTAGTTGGTCGAGCCCAGCAGGGTGTTGACCGTGTTGGTGAAGCCCATCCGCTGGTTGAAGGCGAAGCGCAGCACCGGCAGGCCAACTTGGGTGGCGCCGTAGATCTGGTAGCCCGGCCCGTTCAGGTCGGCCTCGAAATAGGTGAAGTAGCTGGTCGGCCAGGGCAGGTGCGGATTGGCCAGCAGCATGGCATTGCCGCTGGTCGACTTCGACGGGGCCACGGCCCAGGCGTTGGAGCCGGCGTTGGCGGCGGGATTGGACCCGCCCAGCGTCTTCTCGCGGGGGGCGATGTAGATGTACTGCATCAGCCGGTGAGCGTGGGCCATGACGTCCTCGCCGGTGACCGGCAGCACGACCTTCACCGCCGGATCGATCTTGTCCGGATGGGCCTTGGCGTAGGCGTTGATCCCTTCGGCGAAGGCGTCGAGATTGGCCCGGAACGCCGCGCTCTCGGCCCGGTACCAGGACG encodes:
- a CDS encoding DNA gyrase inhibitor YacG, translating into MSTGCPICGKPVETAFRPFCSKRCADVDLQRWLSGRYVVEGGDDDDENPLSEDIHRE
- the infA gene encoding translation initiation factor IF-1; its protein translation is MAKEELLEFPGTVSELLPNATFRVKLENDHEIIAHTAGKMRKNRIRVLAGDKVLVEMTPYDLTKGRITYRFK
- a CDS encoding low molecular weight phosphatase family protein produces the protein MGELPDAVLFSCNYNRVRSPMAEGLFKRFYGKQAFVDSCGLKPDPAGEGIDPFVVVVMDELGLDVSDHKPKTFAELEDDSFDVVVSLTPEAQHRAVELSRDRSVAIEYWPTHDPTLVDGSREARLEAYREVRDALAAQIKQRFGAPSTFGG
- a CDS encoding UPF0262 family protein, with the translated sequence MSTDDRASHKIKSIEIDEDSLAAASRDQEQERQVAIFDLLEGNYFEPADAPGGPYDIRLSLIENRLAFDIRGQGPENEGWERRHLLSLSPFRSVIRDYFMICDSYYSAIRNSTPQQIEALDMGRRGLHNEGSNLLRERLDGKVKTDLDTARRLFTLICALHWRG
- the hisD gene encoding histidinol dehydrogenase, yielding MRRFSFTDPDFHATFKAFLDERRGSPADVDAAAATVLDAVKTHGLEAVLDYSRKFDKVELTAQTIRVTPEEIEQGWADTPADVREAIAFAAARIRAYHSRQRPVDQAWTDEAGVALGWRWTPLEAVGVYVPGGRAAYPSTVLMNAVPAQVAGVDRIAMVTPPGKLQPAVLAAAKEAGVTEIWRVGGAQAVAALAYGAGPIQPVDKIVGPGNAYVTAAKRRLYGVVGIDALAGPSEIVVVADNKNNPDWIAADLLSQAEHDPAAQSILITDDPAFAAAVEQAVTERLKTLATGEDAAASWRDHGAVIIAPLDESPALVDAIAPEHVEFAMDDPERLSDRVRHAGAIFLGRVTPEAIGDYVAGSNHVLPTSRAARFQSGLSIYDFIKRTSIVKCDTASFGILGPHTVALAKAEGLPAHALSASVRLPSGD
- a CDS encoding NCS1 family nucleobase:cation symporter-1, producing MRAPDSDLWNEDLAPTSQEQRTWRWRHFAALWLGMVICVPAYMLASGLIEQGMSAGQAVATVLLGNLVVLVPMLLIGHAGARWGVPYAVLARASFGWKGARVPAVARAIVACGWYGIQTWIGGGALLTLLGVIVGRKLEGAPLSLLGIGLGQLLSFFAFWGVQLLFVTKGLTAVRKLETWTAPIKILICGLMVWWAVSKAGGLGPILHQPSAFVEGGPKAGQFWSAFAPALTAMVGFWATLALNIPDFTRFARQQSDQIIGQAVGLPAPMGLLALVSVVTTSATTIVFGKAIWDPVQLAGDIGGIAVVVGLLIISLDTVCCNIAANLVGPAYDFSALWPSKISYRTGGWITAGIGVLIMPWKLLETTQGYIFTWLVGYGALLGPIAGILIVDYWIVRKARLAVDDLYAKDGDYAYRGGWNPAAVTALVLGVLPNLPGFLAAAAPHLFGGVGAFWMGLYTYAWFVGLAIAATVYGVMMRSSKA
- a CDS encoding DUF2948 family protein; this encodes MAKPSKPLRLLAQDADDLSVLSAALQDAVAKIGDIRWDAQSRTLTIACNRFRWEGEGRTGERVRSALQFGDVSGVQARNLRRDAKGAIVELLSIGFEPAEEAPAGVVTLTFAGGGDMRVSVECLDVALADVSDPWATPRTPGHAD
- the murA gene encoding UDP-N-acetylglucosamine 1-carboxyvinyltransferase, which encodes MDRIAITGGARLNGSIPISGAKNSAIKLMAASLLTDEPLRLTNMPRLADTRFLGKLLTRLGVSVTESDGPDGQQTILHAPEITSGFAPYDLVRQMRASFNVLGPLVARSGQAKVSLPGGCTIGARPVDLHLQALEALGAKIDLHEGYVYAQAPRGLKGAEITFPFVSVGATEHAMLAAVLADGTTVIHNAACEPELVDLQECLNAMGAKVQGAGTPTVTITGVPRLKGASHAVIPDRIEMGTYAVAAAMAGGEVRLTNARPGLIDALLEKLKEAGAGVEETADGCIIRRNGERLNAVDIETAPFPGFATDLQAQFMALMTTANGESRIRETIFENRFMHAPELMRLGADISVSGGEARVRGVAQLEGAEVMATDLRASVSLVIAGLVARGETTVSRIYHLDRGFERLEEKLGACGAQVRRIVGDGEPEL
- a CDS encoding penicillin acylase family protein, translated to MRKRTFLGLSLGLGVGSLTAGLSQAAPKSFAGRGEILWDRYGVPHIYGKDDAAVFYGFGWAQAQNHGDVVIHLYGEARGRAAEYWGESFADSDRWMLANDVPRRAASWYRAESAAFRANLDAFAEGINAYAKAHPDKIDPAVKVVLPVTGEDVMAHAHRLMQYIYIAPREKTLGGSNPAANAGSNAWAVAPSKSTSGNAMLLANPHLPWPTSYFTYFEADLNGPGYQIYGATQVGLPVLRFAFNQRMGFTNTVNTLLGSTNYELKLADGGYVFDGKVLPFQTRQASFKIKGADGALRTETLTIRSSVHGPVFERPDGKTVALRVAGLDRPGGLSQYWEMGLSKSFAQFEKALRKLQVAKFNIVYADKEGHIQFLDNGILPKHDKGDLAYWNGFVPGDTSATLWTDILSYDDLPKVTDPASGFVQNANDPPWVSTWPQAIRYEDFPPYVAPNGPMSLRAQQSTHLLADKAKLSFEDFVARKHSHHTLMADRVLPDLIAAAQGDPDPEVQAAVALLKGWDRQTTGDSRAALLFETWAAKFSPNNFLVQANYKVKWSPADPISTPNGVADPAKAVEFLKAAIAEAKAKYGAIDRPFGEVSRFAIDDVDLPGNGGFGNTGLFRTITWGPLKDGRRLPQHGETWVSMVEFSTPIKAVGLMSYGNASQPGSKHRADQLKHLSENTLRTLWTTRAEVEKNLEARTPF